The genome window TTATTGCCGATCTAACCAAAGAACTAGAAGAGAAGAAACCTCAAACACAGGGAAAGGTCATTACCGTCGAATATACAGCATTAGCCAAGGGAGACCTTTACATTGAAGCGTGGTCTAACTATGCTCGCTGGACTCCTGAATATATATTGTCTCTTTCCACAAAAGATCAAACTATACAAGGACAAATGCTAGCTAAAGTTACGCAACATACGGGGCTGACATGGGACGGTGCTATACAACTACATACCGCCTACCCGATTTCTTCAGTGGAAACGCCAGAGCTATTTCCGCTTATAGCTGATTTTAAAAAAACCACCTATCAAACTCGGAGCATGGAAAATGCTATGATGCTGAAAACAGCGGCAAAAGATGAAGCTTCCCTTGCACCTATGGAAGAAACTCTGACAGATCGTATATTTACAGCCAAAGGCAATGTAGAAGGAGATAACTCACAAACGATGCTGCTGTTAAACGAGCTTTCTTTGCCGATTACGGTTTCTATAGAATGCATTCCCGTTCTTTCTCCCCAAGCTTGGATCGTAGCCTCTACAGAAAAAGTAGAAGATCCATTGCTTGCTGGACAAGCGGACCTCTTTATAGACGGCGTGGGATCAGGCAGAACATCAGTACCGCAAGTTGCACGTGGTGAAATAATAAGATTGGCCTTTGGACAAACACCTTCGGTTACTGCGGCACGTGAGGAAATTATCCCTAAAGAAGGTAGCAATTGGTTGGGTAAGGGGAAATTAGCCCAGGGCTATACTATAAACGTAACCAACGGTTTACCCTACGAAACAGAGTTAGTTATTAAAGATAGAATTCCTGTTTCAGCTCAAGAGAAAATAACTGTTAGTGCAGAAAGTCTAGACCCTCAACCTACAGAGCAAGATTCTAAAAAGGGTTTTCTCACGTGGAAGCTAAAGCTTCGATCGGGAGAACAAAAGAAACTTTCTGTAATTTATCGCCTTTCCTTCCCCGCGGAAGAGGAAATATGGATTCAATAAACATGTGGAGAAACACCCTGAAAAGGAGCGTAAAAGAAGATGAATATAACTGTAGTTGTAGATGATTATTGCGGAACATCAAAGCTTTTAGGAGAACATGGTTTAAGCCTTTTCATTGAAACACCGAGAGGTAATCTGCTTTTTGACACTGGTAGGGGTATGGCCCTCTATCCTAATGCATCCACCCTCGGAATTCGGCTTGGCAACCTTGACGGTGTGGTTCTTAGCCATGGCCATTTTGACCATACATGGGGTTTACCCGAAATTTTAAGACGAGAGGGAAATATTCCCGTATGGGCTTCTCCCCTTTTTGATCAGCAAAGATTTGCACGAAGGGGAAAAGAAAAAGAAATTGCAGGAAGTCTTCTTCGAAAAGATGACGTAAACTTTCATTCAGTAGGTGATAGTGCCGAAATTATAGAAGGGGTATGGGCTATCACTGTTCCTCTCTCAGAAAGAAACACCGATTTTATTCCAGTAGACTCTGATCTTGTTGTTGAAGAAAAGGGAGAATTCAAAGCTGATCAGATGGAAGACGACCTCTCCCTTGTTGTTCGTGGTATTCATGGATATAGTATTATATTAGGGTGTGCACATGCAGGAAGCGTTAATATTCTCGAACGAGCTTCCCGCCTTTTTAATACCCGGGATTTTTATAGTGTTATTGGAGGCATGCATTTCAGAAGTCAGAATGAAGAGTTTCTTATTCGTTCGGCCACGGAATTCAAGGATAAATTCTCCGTGCAATACTGGAGACCATGTCATTGCACAGGATTTAAAGCAGCCTTTACACTTGGGAAAATTCTAAACGATGTGGATTGGGCCCCTTCCGGCTCTAACTACGAGGTATAAACCAACTTTAGGAGGATCTTTTTATGCTCTCATGGTCAACGTTGCCCCCCTTCATTTCCCTTCCTATTTTGATAGGGACAATACTCTTAGCTGGAGGTGGGGAAAGGTATTTTATTAGTCTTCCCTTCTGGGCGCTTTTTATTATGAGTTATATTACATGTACGTTTCTTTACGCTTTTTTCGTCACTCAAAATTATAAAGAAGGGTATATTCCTCTTCAATTTTTAGCGCAGGGAATGCTGATAACAATGCTAGCGCAACATTTAGGAAATCCTGAATCGTTGATCTGGGTGGGAGTGGCAACATCAACAGTTGGCTTTATACTTTTCGCCAACATTATTATTCGTAAACGCGAATCAGATGTTTCGGTAGATTTCAGCAAGAGCACACCGAAACCAGAAGATGTTCTTACAGATGATTCTTCTTTCTGCACCATTCCCGTACCTATT of Aminobacterium sp. MB27-C1 contains these proteins:
- a CDS encoding MBL fold metallo-hydrolase, with product MNITVVVDDYCGTSKLLGEHGLSLFIETPRGNLLFDTGRGMALYPNASTLGIRLGNLDGVVLSHGHFDHTWGLPEILRREGNIPVWASPLFDQQRFARRGKEKEIAGSLLRKDDVNFHSVGDSAEIIEGVWAITVPLSERNTDFIPVDSDLVVEEKGEFKADQMEDDLSLVVRGIHGYSIILGCAHAGSVNILERASRLFNTRDFYSVIGGMHFRSQNEEFLIRSATEFKDKFSVQYWRPCHCTGFKAAFTLGKILNDVDWAPSGSNYEV
- a CDS encoding mucoidy inhibitor MuiA family protein, translated to MKKLFLVCFTIIFTLISSATLWATDVAIEQVHVYPRGAQIRLKTSVNGKGEIILPNTFTLESIKVIPGDGLLLKNSQVKVRNNTQWLPPTLTPLSNQIEEKKKELSVLESRLMALKQSTLLMEKAVPSDLSISNMSSYLKTTEETREAKEEEQTSVVNAIEDIKQIIADLTKELEEKKPQTQGKVITVEYTALAKGDLYIEAWSNYARWTPEYILSLSTKDQTIQGQMLAKVTQHTGLTWDGAIQLHTAYPISSVETPELFPLIADFKKTTYQTRSMENAMMLKTAAKDEASLAPMEETLTDRIFTAKGNVEGDNSQTMLLLNELSLPITVSIECIPVLSPQAWIVASTEKVEDPLLAGQADLFIDGVGSGRTSVPQVARGEIIRLAFGQTPSVTAAREEIIPKEGSNWLGKGKLAQGYTINVTNGLPYETELVIKDRIPVSAQEKITVSAESLDPQPTEQDSKKGFLTWKLKLRSGEQKKLSVIYRLSFPAEEEIWIQ